One region of Azoarcus sp. CIB genomic DNA includes:
- a CDS encoding lactoylglutathione lyase: protein MFDLLLSADMMLPDPDDMAARLVNKLGVHGHPNWRQAFDDHPYVAHFLRVHKSLAVSPTRLEPQWHLDRENPGDPMFHEFLESLKDYQGRHRPMLTHSVVLALQGPKFDAFVDKLMRRGLPFRMAQRTPDMPFDRLWLGATPERPRYTPVVDGGLCIEVMPTEPLQMPSETFAAEPMQPRDPKPGDMVRVSARGFLVRDLDETLRCCSTNLDWEPSGEVEALHREGYRRATMPFTVANSASLDVIQPSRWNSDAGLYLNNWGPGLYYIRIAVSGLKAKAEDLRARGTRFQWIEESEAVGGGAMIRIDPSEMRGQLIEFEEV, encoded by the coding sequence ATGTTCGACCTCTTGCTGAGTGCCGACATGATGCTGCCTGATCCCGACGACATGGCTGCGCGGCTGGTGAACAAGCTCGGCGTGCATGGCCATCCAAACTGGCGTCAGGCGTTCGACGATCATCCCTACGTCGCGCATTTCCTGCGCGTGCACAAGTCGCTGGCGGTGTCTCCGACCCGGCTCGAGCCGCAATGGCATCTGGATCGCGAGAACCCCGGCGACCCGATGTTCCACGAGTTCCTCGAAAGCCTGAAGGACTACCAGGGACGCCATCGTCCGATGCTCACGCACTCGGTCGTGCTCGCGCTGCAAGGGCCGAAATTCGACGCCTTTGTCGACAAGCTGATGCGGCGTGGGTTGCCGTTCCGGATGGCCCAGCGCACGCCGGACATGCCGTTCGACCGGTTGTGGCTCGGCGCGACGCCAGAGCGGCCGCGTTACACCCCGGTGGTGGATGGCGGCCTGTGCATCGAGGTGATGCCGACCGAACCGCTGCAGATGCCGTCCGAGACATTCGCCGCGGAACCCATGCAGCCGCGCGACCCGAAGCCGGGCGACATGGTGCGCGTCAGTGCGCGCGGATTCCTTGTCCGCGATCTGGACGAGACGCTGCGCTGCTGTTCGACGAATCTCGACTGGGAGCCGAGCGGCGAAGTCGAAGCGCTGCATCGCGAGGGATACCGCCGCGCGACGATGCCCTTTACCGTGGCCAACAGCGCCAGCCTTGACGTGATCCAGCCCAGCCGCTGGAACAGCGACGCGGGCCTGTACCTGAACAACTGGGGGCCGGGGCTTTACTACATTCGCATCGCGGTGAGCGGCCTCAAGGCCAAGGCCGAGGACTTGCGCGCGCGCGGGACCCGTTTCCAATGGATCGAGGAGTCCGAAGCCGTCGGCGGCGGCGCGATGATCCGGATCGATCCGAGCGAGATGCGCGGGCAGCTCATCGAGTTCGAGGAGGTCTGA